A single region of the Pararhodospirillum photometricum DSM 122 genome encodes:
- the cbiM gene encoding cobalt transporter CbiM: protein MSAARSAILALAVLGGGIAPALAHFQELIPDRAVIEGSAPGPVTLDLTFTHPMAHGPVMPMGQPARVGVRVGDTTQDLKAALSERQSDGQQAYRLTHTPRTPGDYIYFVEPAPYWEPAEEKMIVHYTKVVVDAFGADEGWDTLVGFPVEIRPLTRPYGLYAGQVFTGVVLHNGQPVPHAPVEIEYRSEGKIKPPAEIFTTQVVHADANGTFSVGLPRAGWWGLAALIDGPTPMKNPRRQGRPRRIGRPPVGQHPGHAPLKEGAWGGLPPQPSLFPVPLPPSRSPLMHLADGILPLSVALPAAGLAGAGVVRGLVALTPERLPACALLGAVFFVASLIHVPIGPSSAHLILTGLLGMVLGWAAFPVVLVGLILQAVFFGFGGVLALGVNTLSMAVPAVLMGGLWRVLGPWAQTHGLSAGLGGLCGAGALLLSALLVAGALSLAGEAFWPAATLVLVGNAPVLVVEALVSAAAVALVGRVRPDLLHLQGATP, encoded by the coding sequence ATGTCCGCCGCCCGTTCCGCCATCTTGGCCCTGGCCGTTCTCGGGGGAGGTATCGCCCCCGCCTTGGCCCACTTCCAAGAACTGATTCCCGACCGCGCCGTGATCGAGGGCAGCGCGCCGGGACCGGTGACCTTGGACCTGACCTTCACTCACCCCATGGCCCATGGCCCGGTCATGCCCATGGGCCAGCCGGCCCGGGTGGGCGTGCGGGTGGGAGACACCACGCAAGACTTGAAGGCCGCCTTGAGCGAGCGCCAAAGTGACGGTCAGCAGGCCTACCGCCTGACCCACACCCCGCGCACCCCCGGCGACTACATTTATTTTGTCGAGCCCGCCCCCTATTGGGAGCCAGCCGAGGAAAAGATGATCGTCCACTACACCAAGGTGGTGGTCGATGCCTTTGGGGCCGACGAGGGATGGGACACCCTGGTCGGCTTCCCCGTGGAAATCCGCCCCCTAACCCGCCCTTACGGCCTTTATGCCGGGCAGGTGTTCACCGGTGTTGTCCTGCACAACGGCCAGCCGGTGCCCCACGCCCCGGTCGAGATCGAGTACCGCAGCGAGGGCAAGATCAAGCCCCCGGCCGAGATCTTCACCACCCAGGTCGTCCATGCCGACGCCAACGGCACCTTTAGCGTCGGCCTGCCGCGCGCCGGCTGGTGGGGCCTCGCCGCGTTGATTGACGGCCCCACCCCAATGAAAAACCCCCGACGGCAAGGACGTCCCCGTCGAATTGGGCGCCCTCCTGTGGGTCAACACCCAGGACATGCCCCGCTAAAAGAAGGGGCCTGGGGAGGCCTGCCTCCCCAGCCTTCCCTTTTTCCCGTCCCCTTGCCCCCTTCGAGGAGCCCCCTGATGCACCTTGCCGACGGCATTCTCCCCTTAAGCGTGGCCTTACCCGCAGCAGGCCTAGCGGGGGCCGGGGTCGTGCGCGGTCTGGTCGCCCTCACGCCCGAACGCCTGCCCGCCTGCGCCTTGCTGGGCGCCGTGTTTTTCGTCGCCAGCCTGATCCACGTTCCCATCGGCCCCTCTAGCGCCCACCTGATCCTAACCGGCCTCCTGGGCATGGTCCTGGGCTGGGCTGCCTTCCCGGTGGTGCTGGTCGGCCTGATCTTGCAAGCGGTGTTCTTTGGCTTTGGCGGGGTCCTGGCCCTGGGCGTCAACACCTTGAGCATGGCCGTGCCGGCCGTTCTCATGGGCGGGCTGTGGCGAGTTTTGGGGCCCTGGGCCCAGACCCACGGCCTGAGCGCCGGACTGGGCGGCCTATGCGGAGCCGGCGCCCTTTTGCTGTCCGCCCTCCTGGTGGCCGGCGCCTTGAGCTTGGCCGGCGAGGCTTTTTGGCCGGCGGCAACCCTGGTCTTGGTTGGCAACGCCCCGGTCCTGGTCGTGGAAGCTTTGGTCAGCGCCGCGGCGGTCGCCCTGGTAGGGCGCGTTCGGCCCGACCTTTTGCACCTTCAAGGAGCCACACCATGA
- a CDS encoding sulfurtransferase TusA family protein, giving the protein MDSAETPYTAFIDVSSEVCPMTFVKIRLRLDALDPGDVLAVRLKGDETLTNVSHSAQALGHTVLPFAPASPESLPDIHHLSIVVNSRNTRQKRSLPPFSPNTF; this is encoded by the coding sequence ATGGACAGCGCCGAGACCCCCTACACTGCCTTTATTGACGTCAGCTCTGAAGTATGCCCCATGACCTTCGTCAAGATCAGGCTCCGGCTTGATGCCCTCGACCCGGGCGATGTTCTGGCCGTGCGTTTGAAAGGTGATGAAACGCTGACCAATGTCTCCCACTCTGCCCAGGCCTTGGGACACACCGTTCTGCCTTTTGCCCCCGCCTCCCCCGAGTCCCTCCCCGACATCCACCACCTTTCGATCGTCGTGAACTCGAGAAATACCCGCCAAAAACGCTCTCTCCCCCCTTTTTCACCCAATACTTTTTAA
- a CDS encoding MucR family transcriptional regulator, translating to MTSPLSDKEIIELTSRIVASHVGNNSVPVSDLPDLIGNVHRALTNLAGPPPEVEEKPQPAVPIKKSVTPDYIICLEDGKKLKMLKRHLKTAYDMTPEEYREKWGLPADYPMVAPNYANHRSSLAKKIGLGTRARRGEAEV from the coding sequence ATGACATCTCCTCTGAGTGATAAAGAAATCATCGAGCTTACCTCCCGGATCGTGGCCTCGCACGTTGGCAACAATTCGGTGCCGGTTTCCGATCTGCCGGACCTGATCGGGAACGTTCATCGCGCGTTGACCAATCTTGCCGGTCCGCCGCCCGAAGTTGAGGAAAAGCCGCAGCCCGCTGTGCCGATCAAGAAATCGGTGACGCCGGACTACATTATCTGTCTTGAAGATGGCAAGAAGCTGAAGATGTTGAAGCGCCATCTGAAGACGGCTTACGACATGACGCCCGAGGAATACCGGGAAAAGTGGGGACTACCGGCCGACTATCCTATGGTGGCCCCCAATTACGCGAACCACCGCAGCTCGCTTGCCAAAAAGATCGGCCTGGGAACCCGCGCCCGCCGAGGGGAAGCCGAGGTCTAG
- a CDS encoding Fur family transcriptional regulator, giving the protein MMSSIEKRCLEKGMKMTEQRRVIARVLSEAVDHPDVEEVYRRATEIDPRISIATVYRTVRLFEEAGILERHDFRDGRARYEEVSDEHHDHLIDINSSAVIEFHSDEIERIQREIARRLGYRLIGHRLELYGVPLDDQA; this is encoded by the coding sequence ATGATGTCGAGCATAGAAAAGCGCTGCCTGGAAAAAGGGATGAAGATGACCGAACAGCGTCGCGTGATCGCGCGGGTGCTGTCGGAGGCGGTCGATCATCCCGATGTCGAGGAGGTGTACCGCCGCGCCACCGAGATCGACCCCCGGATCTCGATCGCCACGGTGTATCGGACCGTCCGGCTGTTTGAAGAGGCGGGGATCTTGGAGCGCCATGATTTCCGCGACGGCCGGGCCCGCTACGAGGAAGTTTCCGATGAGCATCACGACCATCTCATCGATATCAACTCCAGTGCGGTCATCGAGTTCCACAGCGACGAAATCGAACGGATCCAGCGGGAGATTGCCCGGCGGCTGGGGTACCGCCTGATCGGGCACCGGTTGGAGCTGTACGGCGTGCCCTTGGATGACCAAGCTTAG
- a CDS encoding GNAT family N-acetyltransferase, protein MGVLGDLRAGSLEVTLAQTEEDVQAALSLRYRVFYEEMGARPTPEMAARKQDFDAYDEIADHLLVIDHAQGTGPERVVGCYRLMRREHAAYIGRFYSADEYDLTPILAMDGNVMELGRSCVDASHRNRSSMQMLWRGIAAYAHRHEIDLMFGCASLHGTDPAVLAAQLSYLYHYHLASLSLRPRAVPERYCPMNLIAAEALDARRTMSLLPPLIKGYLRLGGFFGDGAVIDHQFNTTDVCVIVKTDLITDKYNKHYDRTARDLDL, encoded by the coding sequence ATGGGTGTTCTGGGGGATCTGCGCGCCGGGTCGCTGGAAGTGACGCTGGCGCAGACCGAAGAGGATGTGCAAGCGGCCCTCTCCTTGCGCTATCGGGTCTTCTACGAGGAGATGGGGGCACGGCCAACGCCGGAAATGGCGGCGCGCAAACAGGATTTTGATGCCTACGACGAGATTGCCGACCACCTTCTGGTCATCGATCACGCGCAAGGAACGGGGCCGGAGCGGGTGGTGGGCTGCTATCGCCTGATGCGCCGGGAGCACGCCGCCTATATCGGGCGGTTTTACAGCGCCGATGAATATGACCTGACGCCCATCTTGGCGATGGACGGTAATGTTATGGAACTGGGCCGCTCGTGCGTTGATGCGTCGCACCGCAACCGCTCCAGTATGCAGATGCTCTGGCGGGGGATTGCCGCCTATGCGCACCGGCACGAGATTGACCTGATGTTTGGCTGTGCCAGCCTGCATGGGACGGATCCGGCGGTGTTGGCGGCGCAACTGTCGTATCTGTACCACTATCATCTGGCGTCGCTGTCCTTGCGGCCGCGAGCGGTTCCCGAGCGCTACTGCCCGATGAACCTCATTGCCGCCGAGGCCCTGGATGCCCGCCGCACGATGTCGCTACTGCCGCCCCTGATTAAAGGCTACCTGCGTTTGGGCGGGTTTTTTGGCGACGGGGCGGTGATTGATCATCAGTTCAACACGACCGATGTTTGCGTTATTGTCAAAACGGACCTGATCACCGACAAATACAACAAACACTACGATCGCACGGCCCGCGATCTGGACCTGTAG
- a CDS encoding lysophospholipid acyltransferase family protein, whose protein sequence is MFSYVSATARLVLFVAWTLITLGPYAALMIARWRYREVGRFYWRVVARIIRLRVNAVGALAAERPLMVVSNHASYLDIVVLGSLIPGVFVAKSEVGSWPGFGLLAKVARTVLIDRRRAATGEARSEIRRRLAEGEALILFPEGTSNDGNRVYPFKSALFSVAEEAVVLEGESSPRPVTVQPVSLAYTRVDGLPMGRAWRPLYAWYGAMDLAPHLFQVLAFGVGTVEVVFHDPVRADAFASRKALSTHCEALVVAGVRQALRGRAEA, encoded by the coding sequence ATGTTCTCCTACGTTTCCGCTACCGCTCGCTTGGTGTTGTTTGTCGCTTGGACCCTAATCACTCTTGGGCCCTACGCGGCGCTGATGATCGCCCGCTGGCGGTATCGGGAGGTCGGGCGTTTTTACTGGCGGGTGGTCGCGCGGATTATCCGCCTGCGGGTCAACGCGGTGGGCGCCCTGGCGGCCGAGCGCCCCTTGATGGTGGTGTCCAACCATGCGTCGTATCTCGACATTGTAGTGCTGGGCAGTCTGATCCCCGGGGTGTTCGTCGCCAAGTCTGAGGTTGGGTCGTGGCCGGGCTTCGGGCTGTTGGCGAAGGTGGCGCGCACCGTGCTGATTGACCGGCGCCGCGCCGCCACCGGCGAAGCTCGCAGCGAAATTCGGCGCCGCCTCGCCGAGGGCGAAGCGCTCATTCTTTTCCCCGAGGGCACCAGCAACGACGGCAACCGGGTCTATCCCTTCAAGAGCGCCCTGTTTTCGGTGGCCGAGGAGGCGGTGGTTCTGGAGGGGGAAAGCAGCCCCCGGCCGGTGACGGTGCAGCCGGTGTCCTTGGCCTATACCCGGGTGGATGGGCTGCCCATGGGGCGGGCATGGCGGCCCTTGTATGCGTGGTATGGGGCCATGGATCTGGCGCCGCATCTTTTTCAGGTTCTGGCGTTTGGCGTGGGCACGGTCGAGGTGGTTTTCCATGATCCGGTGCGCGCCGACGCGTTTGCCTCGCGCAAGGCTCTGTCCACCCACTGCGAGGCCCTGGTGGTGGCCGGGGTTCGCCAAGCCCTGCGTGGCCGGGCAGAGGCTTGA